In the Brockia lithotrophica genome, GAGCACCGTGAGCCCCTCGCGGAAGCTCGCGCGAATGGGGTACTCGATGATTTGCCCAGCGGGGTTGGCCATAAGGCCGCGCATCCCCCCGAGCTGGGTGAAGTTCGACACGTTGCCCCGGGCACCGGAAGTGGCCATGAGGTTGATCGGGTTGAACTTATCGAGGCTCTGCATGAGCTTTTCCTGAATCTCGTCCTTCGCCCGCGACCAGATCTGAATCACGCGGTTGTACCGCTCGTCGTCCGTGATGAGCCCGCGACGGTACTGCGCGGTGACGCGGGCGACTTCTTCTTCTGCCCGCCGGAGGATTTCTTTCTTTTCCGGCGGGACCACGATGTCCACCGCGGCGAGCGTCGTCCCTGACTTCGTGGCATAGCGAAAGCCGAGGTCCTTGACCTTGTCGAGAATTTCCGACGTCACGGTGGTCCCGTAGCGTTCGTAGACGCGGGCGATGATCTTCCCGAGGTCGCCCTTCTTCACCGCCTCGAGGACGGGGAGCGAAGCGACGTAGGCGCGGAAGTTCGTGCCTTTCCCGAGAACGATGTGCGTCTCGGGGAAGCTGCTCTCGAGGGAACCCTTGAGCCCTCCGTTGATGTACGGGAAGTCCGGAGGAAAGACCTCGTTGAAGAGAAGTTTCCCCACCGTCGTCACGAGGTAGCCCCCCTGGACGTGTTCGGGGAAGGACGTCTTCCCCACCGCCCGAACGGGAAGCACGACGCGGGCGTGAAGTTCTACTTCTCCCTTCTCGTGGGCGAGGAGCGCTTCGGCGACGGAAGCGAAGACGCGCCCCTCGCCTTTGGCACCCGCCTTTTCCAGGGTGAGGTAGTAGTTTCCGAGGACCATGTCCTGTGTCGGCGTGACAATGGGGCGACCGTCCTTCGGGCTCAGGACGTTCTGGGCGGCGAGCATGAGCACCCGCGCCTCGGCCTGCGCCTCCATGGACAAAGGGACGTGGACGGCCATCTGGTCGCCGTCGAAGTCTGCGTTGTACGCCGTACACACGAGGGGATGGAGTTGAATCGCCCGACCTTCCACGAGCACAGGTTCAAATGCTTGGATCCCGAGACGGTGGAGGGTAGGGGCGCGGTTCAGAAGCACAGGGTGCTCTTTGATCACCGCTTCGAGGGCGTCCCACACTTCCGGGCGGGCTCGTTCCACGCGCCGTTTAGCGTTTTTGATGTTGTTCGCCAAACCGCGGCGGACGAGTTCGCGCATCACAAAGGGCTTGAAGAGCTCAAGAGCCATTTCCTTGGGCAAACCGCACTGGGTCATCTTGAGCTTGGGCCCGACCACGATGACCGAACGCCCGGAGTAGTCGACGCGCTTCCCCAGAAGGTTCTGGCGGAAACGCCCTTGCTTTCCCTTGAGCATGTGGGAAAGGGACTTGAGCGGTCGGTTCCCCGGGCCCGTGACCGGACGGCCGCGTCGTCCGTTGTCGATGAGGGCGTCGACCGCTTCTTGGAGCATGCGCTTTTCGTTCTGCACGATGATGTCCGGAGCGCCGAGCTCGAGAAGCCGCTTGAGGCGGTTGTTCCGGTTGATCACCCGCCGGTAAAGGTCGTTCAGATCGCTCGTCGCAAAGCGCCCACCGTCGAGCTGCACCATGGGCCGAAGCTCCGGCGGGAGCACGGGAAGTACTTCGAGGACCATCCACTCGGGCCGATTCCCCGACTGGCGAAACGCCTCGACGACCTCCAGGCGTCGGATGATCCGCTCGCGCCGCTGGCCTTGCGCCCGCTGGAGTTCTTCGCGGAGGTTCGCCGCTTCCGCCTCGAGGTCGATCTCCTGCAAAAGCGAGCGAATGGCCTCGGCCCCGATTCCCACGACAAAGGCGTCGCCGAACTTGTCCCGGTAGTTGCGGTACTCGCGCTCGGAGAGGACTTGCTTCTTTTCGAGGGGAGTGAGTCCGGGGTCGAGGACGACGTACGAAGCAAAGTAGACGACTTCCTCGAGCGCCCGCGGAGACATGTCCAGGATCAGGGCCATGCGACTCGGGATCCCCTTGAGGAACCAGATGTGCGCCACGGGCGCTGCCAGCTCGATGTGGCCCATGCGTTCCCGCCGGACGCGGGACGTCGTCACCTCGACGCCGCAGCGATCGCATACAATCCCCTTGTAGCGCGAACGCTTATACTTGCCGCAGGCGCACTCGTAGTCCCGGGTAGGTCCAAAGATCCGCTCGCAAAACAGCCCGTCGCGCTCCGGCCGCAAGGTTCGGTAGTTGATCGTCTCCGGCTTCTTCACCTCGCCGTACGACCAGGAGCGGATCGTCTCAGGCGACGCCAGGCCAATCTGAATCGCCGCGATGCGGTTGACGTCCACCGACATACCTCCTCCTCACTCGTGCCCGGATTCCGGCGTCACCGTAAGCGGGAAGAAGAGAGCCTTCTCGTAGCGCGTCTCCTCGTCCAGGAGATCCTCGCGCAGGACGACATCCTTTCCCTCGTGGTCGAGGATCCGCACGTCGAGAGCCAGGCTCTGCAGTTCCTTGACGAGCACCTTGAACGACTCGGGAACCGTAGGTTCGGGAATGTTTTCCCCCTTTACGATCGCCTCGTACGTCTTGACGCGGCCCACGACGTCGTCGGACTTCACCGTGAGAAGCTCCTGCAACGTGTGCGCTGCGCCGTAGGCTTCGAGGGCCCACACCTCCATCTCCCCGAACCGCTGGCCGCCGAACTGCGCCTTCCCGCCTAGGGGCTGTTGCGTGACGAGGGAGTACGGCCCCGTGGAGCGAGCGTGGATCTTGTCGTCGACGAGGTGGATGAGCTTGAGCATGTAGATCACGCCCACGGTCACCCGGTTGTCGAAAGGCTCCCCCGTGCGCCCGTCGTAGAGCACGGTCTTCCCATCCTCCGGAAGCCCCGCCTCGCGCAACGTCTCCCAGATGTCGTACTCGTTCGCTCCGTCGAAGACGGGCGTGGCCACCCAGATTCCAAGCTTTTCCGCCGCCCAACCGAGGTGCGTCTCGAGGATCTGCCCGATGTTCATCCGCGAGGGAACGCCCAGGGGGTTGAGGACGATGTCCACGGGCGTCCCGTCGGGCAAAAAGGGCATATCTTCTACGGGGAGAATTCGAGAGACGACGCCCTTGTTTCCGTGGCGGCCCGCCATCTTGTCGCCGACGGAGATCTTGCGCTTTTGGGCGACGTAGACGCGCACGGCCATGTTCACCCCGGGGGGCAGTTCGTCGCCGTCCTCGCGGCGGAAGACCTTGACGTCGACGACGATCCCCGCTCCTCCGTGGGGGACGCGGAGGGACGTGTCGCGAACCTCGCGCGCCTTCTCCCCGAAGATCGCGTGCAAGAGTCGCTCTTCGGCGGTGAGCTCCGTCATCCCCTTGGGCGTGACCTTCCCGACCAAGATGTCGCCGTCCTTCACTTCCGCCCCGATGCGAACGATGCCCCGTTCGTCCAGGTTGCGCAGGGCGTCTTCCCCGACGTTGGGAATGTCGCGGGTGATCTCCTCGGGACCGAGCTTCGTCTCCCGCGCCTCGATCTCGTACTCTTCGATGTGGATGGAAGTAAAGATGTCTTCCTTGACAAGGCGTTCGCTCAAGAGGATCGCGTCTTCGTAGTTGTACCCTTCCCAAGGGAGGAACGCGACGAGCACGTTGCGCCCGAGCGCGAGCTCCCCTTGCTCCGTAGACGGACCGTCGGCGAGAATGTCTCCCTTCTTCACGCGGTCGCCCCGGCGCACGATGGGACGCTGGTTCAACGTGGTCCCTTGGTTGGAACGCCGGAACTTTACAAGCCGGTAGATGTCCACGTCGCCGAGGACTTCTTCTCCGTCCCGGACCTCGATCCGCCGAACGTGGATCTCCCGCGCCGTGACCTTCTCCACGATGCCGTCGTGACGCGCGACGACGAGGACGCCGGAGTCCAGGGCGACACGGTGCTCGATGCCCGTAGCGACGCGCGGCGCTTCGGGTACGAGGAGGGGCACCGCCTGGCGCTGCATGTTCGCGCCCATGAGGGCGCGATTGGCGTCGTCGTTTTCGAGGAAGGGGATGCACGCCGTAGAGACGGAAACGAGCTGCTTAGGAGAAACGTCGATGAAATCGATCTGATCCGGAGGGACGGTGACGATTTCACCCGCCCGCCGCGCCGCGATGAGCGTGTCCTTGAGGTGCCCGTCTTCCTCTACGGGGGCGTTGGCCTGGGCGATCGTGTAAAGCTCCTCTTCGTCCGCCGTGAGGTAGACGATCTCGTCCGTCACGCGCCGCGTCTCCGGATCGACGCGGCGGTACGGGGTCTCGAGGAACCCGTACTTGTTGATCCGCGCGTACGTGGCGAGGGTATTGATGAGCCCGATGTTGGGACCTTCCGGCGTCTCGATGGGGCACATCCGTCCGTAGTGCGAGGGGTGGACGTCGCGCACCTCGAAGCCCGCCCGCTCCCGCGTAAGACCCCCTGGACCGAGGGCGGACAGGCGCCGCTTGTTCGTAAGTTCCGCCAAGGGATTCGTCTGGTCCATGAACTGGGAAAGCTGACTCGAACCGAAGAACTCCTTGATCGCGGCAATGACGGGGCGGATGTTGATCAAGCTCGCCGGCGTAGCCCCCTCGTTGTCCTGGATGCTCATGCGCTCGCGGATCACGCGCTCCATGCGCGCGAGCCCGACGCGAAACTGCCCCTGCAGGAGCTCGCCCACGGCGCGCACGCGCCGATTCCCCAGATGGTCGATGTCGTCCGTCGTACCGATTCCGTGGTACAATCCTATCAGGTAGTTCACGGAAGCCACGATGTCTGCCAGCGTGAGTACCCTGACGTCCTCGGGGATCCGCCCGTTCCCGATGACCTTGACGATCTTCCCTTCCTGCGTGCGCGAGTAGACGAGCACCTCCTGAACCCGCACTTCCCGCTCTTCCCCCAAGGGGGCGCTCAGGCGGTATACCTTCTCGCCCAAGCCGCGGTCGAAGTAGGGGATCAGGCGGTCGAGGAGACGGCGGTCAATCGTCCGACCTTCTTCCGCCAGGAGCTCGCCGGTCTCCGGATCCACGAGGTTTTCTGCGAGGCGGAGCCCCAGCAGGCGGTTCTTTAAGGAGAGCTTCTTGTTGATCTTGTATCGGCCGACCGGAGCGAGGTCGTAGCGCCGCGGATCGAAGAAGCGGCTCACGAGGAGAGCCCGGGCGTTTTCCGCCGTGGGCGGCTCTCCCGGCCGCAAACGTTCGTAGATCTCCACGAGCGCCCGCTCGGCGCTGTCCACGTTGTCCTTGTCGAGGGTGTTCGCGAGGAGGACGTCGTCCCCAAAGAGGTTGACGATCTCGTAGGAGGTGGAAAAGCCCAAAGCGCGCAGGAGGATCGTCACCGGGAGTTTGCGCGTGCGATCCACGCGCGTGTAGAGGACGTCCCGGAAGTCCCCCTCAAACTCGAGCCAAGCCCCGCGGTTAGGGATCACGGTAGCTCCATATGTGCGCTTCCCGTTTTTGTCTACCTGCTCGGAGAAGTACACGCTGGGTGAGCGCACGAGCTGGCTCACGATCACCCGTTCCGCCCCGTTGATGATGAACGTCCCCGTCTCCGTCATGAGCGGGAGGTCGCCCATGAAGACCTCCTGCTCCTTGACTTCCCCCGTCTGGAGGTTGATGAGGCGTACGCGAGCGCGCAGGGGGGCGGCGTACGTCTGGTCGCGATCCTTGCACTCCTCGACCGAGTACTTCGGCTCCCCGAGCGTGTAGTCGAGGAACTCGAGCTGGAGGGTCCCCGTGAAGTCCTGAATCGGGGAGATCTCCCGAAAAAGCTCAAGAAGGCCCTCCTTAAGGAACCACTCGTAGGACGCGCGTTGGATCTCGATGAGGTTCGGAAGCTCGAGCACTTCGGGCAGGCGCGAGTACGTCCGCCGGGTCCTACGGCCGTAGGTGACCCACTTCCCCGCCAAGGACCAACACCTCCACCCCGTGGTCAGACGCAAAAAAGAAAAGCGGGCCCACCTATCCCCTCAGTATGTGCCCAAACGTCGGGAGGTTATGCGCCCGTCTGATCAATGGCATTTGTGTATTTTATCATGAGGGAGAAA is a window encoding:
- a CDS encoding DNA-directed RNA polymerase beta' subunit — translated: MDVNRIAAIQIGLASPETIRSWSYGEVKKPETINYRTLRPERDGLFCERIFGPTRDYECACGKYKRSRYKGIVCDRCGVEVTTSRVRRERMGHIELAAPVAHIWFLKGIPSRMALILDMSPRALEEVVYFASYVVLDPGLTPLEKKQVLSEREYRNYRDKFGDAFVVGIGAEAIRSLLQEIDLEAEAANLREELQRAQGQRRERIIRRLEVVEAFRQSGNRPEWMVLEVLPVLPPELRPMVQLDGGRFATSDLNDLYRRVINRNNRLKRLLELGAPDIIVQNEKRMLQEAVDALIDNGRRGRPVTGPGNRPLKSLSHMLKGKQGRFRQNLLGKRVDYSGRSVIVVGPKLKMTQCGLPKEMALELFKPFVMRELVRRGLANNIKNAKRRVERARPEVWDALEAVIKEHPVLLNRAPTLHRLGIQAFEPVLVEGRAIQLHPLVCTAYNADFDGDQMAVHVPLSMEAQAEARVLMLAAQNVLSPKDGRPIVTPTQDMVLGNYYLTLEKAGAKGEGRVFASVAEALLAHEKGEVELHARVVLPVRAVGKTSFPEHVQGGYLVTTVGKLLFNEVFPPDFPYINGGLKGSLESSFPETHIVLGKGTNFRAYVASLPVLEAVKKGDLGKIIARVYERYGTTVTSEILDKVKDLGFRYATKSGTTLAAVDIVVPPEKKEILRRAEEEVARVTAQYRRGLITDDERYNRVIQIWSRAKDEIQEKLMQSLDKFNPINLMATSGARGNVSNFTQLGGMRGLMANPAGQIIEYPIRASFREGLTVLEYFISTHGARKGLADTALRTADSGYLTRRLVDVAQDVIVREEDCGTDEGIVVRLGAPGSEDRVAFLERIAGRTSLRTIRHPQTGEVLVRKNEMITEAAGEKLLEAGVREVEIRSVLTCRTSHGVCRLCYGRDNATGRMVEIGESVGIIAAQSIGEPGTQLTMRTFHTGGVAGEDITQGLPRVQELFEARNPKGQAAIAEIDGVVTDIRDGRDRREIEVKGENEIRTYGVSYGARLLVAVGDRVEKGQPLTEGNIDPKELLKVKGIRAAEEYILREVQKVYRMQGVEISDKHVEIMIRQMLRKVRVLHAGDTPLLLGTLVDVDEFERANLEAFLQGKRPAVGRAVLMGITKASLETESFLSAASFQETTRVLTDAAIRGKRDELLGLKENVIIGKLIPAGTGVARYRLARVEPRAAVGGELTSGEGNV
- a CDS encoding DNA-directed RNA polymerase beta subunit, whose amino-acid sequence is MAGKWVTYGRRTRRTYSRLPEVLELPNLIEIQRASYEWFLKEGLLELFREISPIQDFTGTLQLEFLDYTLGEPKYSVEECKDRDQTYAAPLRARVRLINLQTGEVKEQEVFMGDLPLMTETGTFIINGAERVIVSQLVRSPSVYFSEQVDKNGKRTYGATVIPNRGAWLEFEGDFRDVLYTRVDRTRKLPVTILLRALGFSTSYEIVNLFGDDVLLANTLDKDNVDSAERALVEIYERLRPGEPPTAENARALLVSRFFDPRRYDLAPVGRYKINKKLSLKNRLLGLRLAENLVDPETGELLAEEGRTIDRRLLDRLIPYFDRGLGEKVYRLSAPLGEEREVRVQEVLVYSRTQEGKIVKVIGNGRIPEDVRVLTLADIVASVNYLIGLYHGIGTTDDIDHLGNRRVRAVGELLQGQFRVGLARMERVIRERMSIQDNEGATPASLINIRPVIAAIKEFFGSSQLSQFMDQTNPLAELTNKRRLSALGPGGLTRERAGFEVRDVHPSHYGRMCPIETPEGPNIGLINTLATYARINKYGFLETPYRRVDPETRRVTDEIVYLTADEEELYTIAQANAPVEEDGHLKDTLIAARRAGEIVTVPPDQIDFIDVSPKQLVSVSTACIPFLENDDANRALMGANMQRQAVPLLVPEAPRVATGIEHRVALDSGVLVVARHDGIVEKVTAREIHVRRIEVRDGEEVLGDVDIYRLVKFRRSNQGTTLNQRPIVRRGDRVKKGDILADGPSTEQGELALGRNVLVAFLPWEGYNYEDAILLSERLVKEDIFTSIHIEEYEIEARETKLGPEEITRDIPNVGEDALRNLDERGIVRIGAEVKDGDILVGKVTPKGMTELTAEERLLHAIFGEKAREVRDTSLRVPHGGAGIVVDVKVFRREDGDELPPGVNMAVRVYVAQKRKISVGDKMAGRHGNKGVVSRILPVEDMPFLPDGTPVDIVLNPLGVPSRMNIGQILETHLGWAAEKLGIWVATPVFDGANEYDIWETLREAGLPEDGKTVLYDGRTGEPFDNRVTVGVIYMLKLIHLVDDKIHARSTGPYSLVTQQPLGGKAQFGGQRFGEMEVWALEAYGAAHTLQELLTVKSDDVVGRVKTYEAIVKGENIPEPTVPESFKVLVKELQSLALDVRILDHEGKDVVLREDLLDEETRYEKALFFPLTVTPESGHE